In a genomic window of Onychostoma macrolepis isolate SWU-2019 chromosome 08, ASM1243209v1, whole genome shotgun sequence:
- the LOC131546287 gene encoding uncharacterized protein LOC131546287 isoform X3, giving the protein MYNTCGLLFLSFGFTMLKIISCYSGGAQLESECQEMNINHGVPQQNTEAPYKIKPEYINVTDSELGTNITVTLLADPAHFRGFMLDARKSEKYKSAGWFNLTDPVNNVLVCGDRAVAQRNNLRKTRVEVLWTPEETGVFFFRAAFVKQFNMIWPRKPILMSTAAPTTEATSHSTQTSPTDTSQTVPPTSEVTGTQKFPTTSPTTFTTTSNIDSHATVGPTPPPQCTQYTRCALALLLFSRLCFLGGCSLLMIIRPVLKMATMIVSVIELASKTIAVIFILIKLIQYDCECECDSLQIAFTALTVTAMVSSILHTLTIFLHCGPSHELRKCWLCALIMVDLMNTLNTKNLNHISEKRISPWSFMFSIFLVFNVMFTAALMTGVSLVKMENC; this is encoded by the exons ATGTACAATACGTGCGGTCTCCTTTTCCTTTCGTTTGGATTTACCATGCTGAAGATCATCAGCTGTTACAGCGGTGGAGCTCAATTGGAGAGTGAATGTCAAGAAATGAATATCAATCATGG tgtACCACAACAAAACACTGAAGCCCCTTACAAGATCAAACCAGAATATATAAACGTGACAGATTCTGAACTGGGAACGAACATTACTG TGACGCTTTTGGCGGATCCTGCTCATTTTAGAGGTTTCATGTTGGACGCTCGTAAGTCTGAGAAGTACAAGTCTGCTGGTTGGTTTAATTTGACTGACCCGGTCAACAACGTACTCGTCTGTGGT GACCGTGCTGTGGCTCAAAGAAATAACCTAAGAAAAACAAGAGTTGAAGTGTTGTGGACCCCCGAGGAGACTggagtttttttcttcag AGCTGCATTCGTTAAACAGTTCAATATGATTTGGCCAAGGAAGCCTATACTCATGTCGACTGCTGCACCAACCACTGAAGCCACCAGTCACAGTACACAAACAAGTCCAACAG ATACGTCACAGACTGTACCACCAACCTCTGAAGTCACAGGTACACAAAAATTCCCAACTACAAGCCCAACAACATTTACAACAACATCTAATATAGACTCACACGctacag ttgGACCAACACCGCCTCCTCAGTGTACACAATATACG AGATGTGCTTTAGCACTGTTATTATTCAGTCGACTGTGTTTTCTTGGAGGCTGTTCTCTCCTGATGATCATCAGACCAGTGTTGAAAATG GCCACCATGATTGTGTCTGTCATTGAATTAGCCTCCAAAACTATTGCTGTCATCTTCATACTAATAAAACTAATTCAA TATGActgcgagtgtgagtgtgatAGTTTGCAGATTGCGTTTACTGCTTTGACAGTGACTGCCATGGTTTCAAGCATACTGCACACCCTCACCATTTTCCTTCACTGTGGACCAAGCCATGAATT AAGGAAGTGTTGGCTCTGTGCCCTCATAATGGTTGACCTAATGAATACTCTCAATACAA AAAATCTGAATCATATTTCGGAAAAGAGg ATATCCCCATGGTCGTTTATGTTCAGCATCtttttagtgtttaatgttaTGTTTACAGCTGCACTCATGACAGGAGTGTCTTTGGTCAAAATGGAAAATTGTTGA
- the LOC131546287 gene encoding uncharacterized protein LOC131546287 isoform X2: MYNTCGLLFLSFGFTMLKIISCYSGGAQLESECQEMNINHGVPQQNTEAPYKIKPEYINVTDSELGTNITVTLLADPAHFRGFMLDARKSEKYKSAGWFNLTDPVNNVLVCGDRAVAQRNNLRKTRVEVLWTPEETGVFFFRAAFVKQFNMIWPRKPILMSTAAPTTEATSHSTQTSPTDTSQTVPPTSEVTVGPTPPPQCTQYTRCALALLLFSRLCFLGGCSLLMIIRPVLKMATMIVSVIELASKTIAVIFILIKLIQYDCECECDSLQIAFTALTVTAMVSSILHTLTIFLHCGPSHELRKCWLCALIMVDLMNTLNTTTAIFFGIWCFKELWLPVLMGVYVIWEFMLYLGSVCFEKMEKYQSRGKLRKNLNHISEKRISPWSFMFSIFLVFNVMFTAALMTGVSLVKMENC; this comes from the exons ATGTACAATACGTGCGGTCTCCTTTTCCTTTCGTTTGGATTTACCATGCTGAAGATCATCAGCTGTTACAGCGGTGGAGCTCAATTGGAGAGTGAATGTCAAGAAATGAATATCAATCATGG tgtACCACAACAAAACACTGAAGCCCCTTACAAGATCAAACCAGAATATATAAACGTGACAGATTCTGAACTGGGAACGAACATTACTG TGACGCTTTTGGCGGATCCTGCTCATTTTAGAGGTTTCATGTTGGACGCTCGTAAGTCTGAGAAGTACAAGTCTGCTGGTTGGTTTAATTTGACTGACCCGGTCAACAACGTACTCGTCTGTGGT GACCGTGCTGTGGCTCAAAGAAATAACCTAAGAAAAACAAGAGTTGAAGTGTTGTGGACCCCCGAGGAGACTggagtttttttcttcag AGCTGCATTCGTTAAACAGTTCAATATGATTTGGCCAAGGAAGCCTATACTCATGTCGACTGCTGCACCAACCACTGAAGCCACCAGTCACAGTACACAAACAAGTCCAACAG ATACGTCACAGACTGTACCACCAACCTCTGAAGTCACAG ttgGACCAACACCGCCTCCTCAGTGTACACAATATACG AGATGTGCTTTAGCACTGTTATTATTCAGTCGACTGTGTTTTCTTGGAGGCTGTTCTCTCCTGATGATCATCAGACCAGTGTTGAAAATG GCCACCATGATTGTGTCTGTCATTGAATTAGCCTCCAAAACTATTGCTGTCATCTTCATACTAATAAAACTAATTCAA TATGActgcgagtgtgagtgtgatAGTTTGCAGATTGCGTTTACTGCTTTGACAGTGACTGCCATGGTTTCAAGCATACTGCACACCCTCACCATTTTCCTTCACTGTGGACCAAGCCATGAATT AAGGAAGTGTTGGCTCTGTGCCCTCATAATGGTTGACCTAATGAATACTCTCAATACAA CAACTGCAATATTCTTTGGAATATGGTGCTTTAAAGAGCTCTGGCTGCCAGTATTAATGGGAGTTTATGTTATTTGGGAGTTCATGCTTTATCTTGGCTCAGTTTGCTTTGAAAAGATGGAAAAATACCAGTCAAGAGGAAAACTCAGAA AAAATCTGAATCATATTTCGGAAAAGAGg ATATCCCCATGGTCGTTTATGTTCAGCATCtttttagtgtttaatgttaTGTTTACAGCTGCACTCATGACAGGAGTGTCTTTGGTCAAAATGGAAAATTGTTGA
- the LOC131546287 gene encoding uncharacterized protein LOC131546287 isoform X1, translating to MYNTCGLLFLSFGFTMLKIISCYSGGAQLESECQEMNINHGVPQQNTEAPYKIKPEYINVTDSELGTNITVTLLADPAHFRGFMLDARKSEKYKSAGWFNLTDPVNNVLVCGDRAVAQRNNLRKTRVEVLWTPEETGVFFFRAAFVKQFNMIWPRKPILMSTAAPTTEATSHSTQTSPTDTSQTVPPTSEVTGTQKFPTTSPTTFTTTSNIDSHATVGPTPPPQCTQYTRCALALLLFSRLCFLGGCSLLMIIRPVLKMATMIVSVIELASKTIAVIFILIKLIQYDCECECDSLQIAFTALTVTAMVSSILHTLTIFLHCGPSHELRKCWLCALIMVDLMNTLNTTTAIFFGIWCFKELWLPVLMGVYVIWEFMLYLGSVCFEKMEKYQSRGKLRKNLNHISEKRISPWSFMFSIFLVFNVMFTAALMTGVSLVKMENC from the exons ATGTACAATACGTGCGGTCTCCTTTTCCTTTCGTTTGGATTTACCATGCTGAAGATCATCAGCTGTTACAGCGGTGGAGCTCAATTGGAGAGTGAATGTCAAGAAATGAATATCAATCATGG tgtACCACAACAAAACACTGAAGCCCCTTACAAGATCAAACCAGAATATATAAACGTGACAGATTCTGAACTGGGAACGAACATTACTG TGACGCTTTTGGCGGATCCTGCTCATTTTAGAGGTTTCATGTTGGACGCTCGTAAGTCTGAGAAGTACAAGTCTGCTGGTTGGTTTAATTTGACTGACCCGGTCAACAACGTACTCGTCTGTGGT GACCGTGCTGTGGCTCAAAGAAATAACCTAAGAAAAACAAGAGTTGAAGTGTTGTGGACCCCCGAGGAGACTggagtttttttcttcag AGCTGCATTCGTTAAACAGTTCAATATGATTTGGCCAAGGAAGCCTATACTCATGTCGACTGCTGCACCAACCACTGAAGCCACCAGTCACAGTACACAAACAAGTCCAACAG ATACGTCACAGACTGTACCACCAACCTCTGAAGTCACAGGTACACAAAAATTCCCAACTACAAGCCCAACAACATTTACAACAACATCTAATATAGACTCACACGctacag ttgGACCAACACCGCCTCCTCAGTGTACACAATATACG AGATGTGCTTTAGCACTGTTATTATTCAGTCGACTGTGTTTTCTTGGAGGCTGTTCTCTCCTGATGATCATCAGACCAGTGTTGAAAATG GCCACCATGATTGTGTCTGTCATTGAATTAGCCTCCAAAACTATTGCTGTCATCTTCATACTAATAAAACTAATTCAA TATGActgcgagtgtgagtgtgatAGTTTGCAGATTGCGTTTACTGCTTTGACAGTGACTGCCATGGTTTCAAGCATACTGCACACCCTCACCATTTTCCTTCACTGTGGACCAAGCCATGAATT AAGGAAGTGTTGGCTCTGTGCCCTCATAATGGTTGACCTAATGAATACTCTCAATACAA CAACTGCAATATTCTTTGGAATATGGTGCTTTAAAGAGCTCTGGCTGCCAGTATTAATGGGAGTTTATGTTATTTGGGAGTTCATGCTTTATCTTGGCTCAGTTTGCTTTGAAAAGATGGAAAAATACCAGTCAAGAGGAAAACTCAGAA AAAATCTGAATCATATTTCGGAAAAGAGg ATATCCCCATGGTCGTTTATGTTCAGCATCtttttagtgtttaatgttaTGTTTACAGCTGCACTCATGACAGGAGTGTCTTTGGTCAAAATGGAAAATTGTTGA